TTGCAACAATATCAGACAGAACAACAAGCTCATCACCAGAAAATTATGGGCTTTACAGATGGTTTGATTCAGGTGTTTCAAGCACCGTCTTCCGTTGTTGGGCATATGCGAGGCATCGGTTTGATGGCGATGGAAGCCATGCCTAATTTGCGTAAACGCTTGTCGCGCATGGCGATGGGTTTGGCAAAATAAACTGATGAGAAGGGTTTAAATGACAAAGCAAACCAAGGAACAATTAGAAACACTTTATGATGTTGCCATTGTTGGTGGTGGTATGGTCGGAGCAACAGTTGCACTTGGCTTGGCAGAGCAAGGTTTTAACGTCGTTGTGTTAGAAAAATCACGTCCGGAATTAGCGTGGGATGAAACTAATCCATTTGAGACACGAGTCAGTGCGCTGACGCGTGCTTCCGAAAATATTCTAAAGAGTCTTGGCGCTTGGCAAGGCGTGTTAGATAAGCGTTACCATGCTTTTACCGATATGCATGTTTGGGAAGATATTTCCAATGCTCAGGTACACTTTTCTGCCAAAGATATTGATGAGAGCAATTTAGGCTTTGTGGTTGAAAACAAGGTCATCCAGTTAGCACTTTGGGAAAAGCTTGTGGAGAAAGACAATGTTTCTTTGCTAACAGAAAAGGCTCTGGTGGCGATTGAGACTAAAGTTGGACCAGGGAACGTAGCCCTGAATGAGTTGTCGTTTGAAGAGGGTGTTAAGCTTCGCGCTAAATTGGTCGTTGGCGCAGATGGTGCGTTTTCAAAAGTGCGACAATTGGTCGGTATTGGTTTGGAAACTCATGACTATGAACAATGTGCTGTTGTTGGCTGTGTCGAAACCGAGTTAAGTCACCAAAATACCTGTTGGCAGCGCTATCGTTCAGAAGGGCCTTTTGCCTATTTATGTATGGATGGGCATGTTAGCTCTATCGCTTGGTACATGCCGGTAGAAAAGATGGGTTGGACTTTATCTTTGGATGATAAGGCTTTTGCTGAAGCGGTAGAAGAAGCCTCAGGCGGCTGTTTAGGCCGCGTTACTCATGTGAGCGCGCGCGATGCGTTTCCGTTGACGAGACGCCATGCTTTGGAATACGTTAAGCAAGGTGTTGTTTTGGTAGGTGATGCAGCCCATACTATTCACCCGCAAGCAGGGCAAGGCGTTAACCTAGGGTTGTTGGATGCGGCAGCTTTGATAGAAACCTTGTCGGACGCAAAGCAGGAAAATGCCATAACGTGGAATCGACTTTCGGTACTGCGCCGTTATGAGCGTTGGCGTAAAGGTGATAATCATATTGTTCAACGCTCGATGGAAGGTTTTGATTGGCTGTTTGAGCAAGACAGTGGCGTGAAAAATGCTGTACGTAAAACATTATTGCCGTTTGCAGACAGAATGCAAATGGCAAAAAACTGGCTGATGCGTCAAGCCTTGAAGGGGCGCCAAGCCTTACCGGAACTAGCAAGAGATTGAGCTTAAATGAAGGATGATGATTTTAGTTCCTCCGGCCAATTAAAAGAGTCGGTTCAAGAAAAAATCAAACAGGTCAACCTAAGAGCGATTCTCGGGGTTGAAGGGGTTCATTCAGAAGAAAGCCAGCTGGCGATAAACGTTGGGCATGTTTTCTCAGTGGCTGTGGTGATGGCGCTGATGGTTGTGCTGGTTCAGCTGTTGCTTGGGTTGGCACACGAGAAAGAAGGCGACTTTTATGTCACTATCGGTGTATGGGCTGTTTTTGCCGCCGAGTTGGGCGTCAATCTCATGTTGGTTAAAAATAAAAAACGATATTTGTTGCACAATTGGCTGAACGTCACTATTGTGGTGTTTGCATTCCCATGGCTTAACTATGGAAGTGAGTGGACAGCAATCTTAAGAACTTTAAGGTTTATGTTGCTCATCCGAGTTGTTGCCGATATCTTTTGGGACGTCGTTCTCATCCTGAAGCGCAACAATTTCTGGATGGTGTTGCTGGCAGAAACCTTACTGATTATTGTATCCGGCGCTATTTTTGCAGCACTTGAAAATCGTGATTTTGCCACTGGTGTCTGGTATTCATTGGTAACCATTACTACGGTTGGTTATGGTGACGTCGTGCCTTATACAGAAAAAGGGCGTATTTTCGGAACGATTCTGATCGTGTTTGGGGTGATATTCTTTTCACTGATCACTGCAAACATTGCAGCTTTTTTGGTTGGGGCAGAACAGCGAAGAACTGAAAAAGAGATTTTGGATTATGTCAAAACGACCAAATTGCGCTTGGAAGAACAATCTGAAGTGCATGAAAGACGTATGAATCACATTCTGACGCAGTTAACTGAAAAACTTGATGAAATTGAAAGTGAAATCGACGAAAAGCAACACGCTCAAAGGTTGTCTAAGCGTGTGAGTGATTTTGAAGATAAATTTGCAAGTGATTCAAGACATTTCCAACACAGATTGGATGAAATAGAAAAACATATTAATAGACGCACTAACGAATTAGAGTGAATCCGCCGCCAGAGGCAGGTTTTTTCTCTGAAAGGTTTTGACTTTTAGCGGCAATGGCTCTATAGTCAAAGCACTAAATTTTTTTATGAGGCAGATGAGAAAATTCATTTCATCGCTTCCTGAACATAGAGGCAAAATGAATGGCAGATAGAAGGCTCCAAGTTTTTTATACTGTTGCAAAGGTGCTAAGTTTTACAAAAGCAGCAGAAACCCTTCATATGACCCAGCCAGCGGTCACATTCCAAGTTAAGCAACTCGAAGAATTTTTCAATACGCGTCTATTTGACAGGACTCATAATAAAATCTCTTTAACTGATGCCGGTAAAATCGTTTACGACTACGCCGAGAAGATACTTGATCACTATGAGAAGATGAATAGTGAGGTGAGGGAACTCACCGGAGAGGTCACGGGCAGCTTGTTGATTGGTGCTAGTACGACGATAGCAGAGTATCTGCTGCCAAGTTTGCTGGGTGCATTCAAAAAGCAGTTTGAAGAAGTGAACATCCGTCTTCAAGTGGGTAACACCGATGCGATTGTTGCCATGGTTGAAAACAACATGATTGACTTAGGTGTAGTTGAAGCACCGGTTTACAACAAAAACCTTGAAGTTGAAGTCTGTCGTTTGGATGAAATGGTTTTGATTGTCCCGGTTGGGCATCCATTGTCGAACAGAGACAAGATTTCAGTTGAAGACATTCGCAAGTATCATTATATCTCTCGTGAAGAAGGTTCTGGTTCTCGTTCGGTCATTGATAGTTATATCCGTGAGCAAGGTTTAAGTTATTCCGACTTGAATGTTGTGATGGAGCTGGGTAGTCCAGAAGCTGTGAAAATGGCTGTAGAGTCTGATGTGGGTGTGGCGATTGTTTCTAGAACGACGATTACGAAAGAGTTGAAGCTGGCGACTTTGAAAGCTATTCCATTGGATCCACCATTGGATCGGCCATTTTCACATGTTCGCCAAAAGCATAAATTCAGACATAGAGCTGTGGGCGAACTTTTGGATTTTGCAGTGGATTACTGTAAAGAAAAAGCAGTTGAACAAGGCTTTAAACTACCTTCTGAAGCAGACATGGAAAAATATACCTCTAAGGCACAGCAATCAGATAATCGCTAAACAAGCGTGAATTAGAGAAATAAAAAAACGGGCTATATGCCCGTTTTTTGTTTGAGTGATTTTGAAGTTGCTATGGTTAAAAATCTGCCAGGTTGGGGGTGTTGGTTGGTGTTAACCCCCAACCTGGCAGATTTTTCAGGTCATAGATTGTCAGAAGCAAACTCTGCCAATCGAGAGCGCTCACCTTGTTTTAAGGTGATGTGCGCCGCATGAGGCCAGTTCTTGAAGCGGTCAACAATGTAGGTTAAACCTGTTGTTGTTTCTGTAAGGTAAGGAGAGTCGATCTGACCGATATTACCGAGACAGACAATCTTAGTACCTTCACCAGCACGAGTCACCAACGTCTTCATTTGCTTCGGTGTCAGGTTTTGTGCTTCATCCAGGATGATGAACTTGTTTTGGAAGGTTCGGCCACGCATAAAGTTCAATGATTTGATTTTGATGCGCTTGTTCAGTAGCTCTTGGGTGGTTTCCTTTTCCCAATCGGTATGACCCTCTGACTTGGTCAGTACTTCAAGGTTATCCATTAAAGCCCCCATCCAAGGAGTCATTTTCTCCTCTTCGGTACCAGGAAGGAAACCAATGTCGTCACCGATTGGAATGGTGGCGCGCGTCATGATGATTTCGTTATAGATACCTTCATCCAGAGTTTGCTGTAAGGCTGCAGCCAAAGCAAGTAGCGTTTTCCCTGTACCGGCTACACCGAGTAGGGAAACAAAGTCGATATTTGGATCGATCAGGAAGTTGAGCGCCATGTTCTGCTCATGGTTTCTGGCACTAATTCCCCAAACGTTGTGTTTGTTGTTTTCAAAATTGTGCATGTATTCGAGTGTTGCAACGCCATTGTGAATATTGCGGACAATCGCGCTGAAACCGGATTCGTTTTCGCTCACTAGGCATTGGTTTGGATACCAATGGTGGTTGTCTCCAACCTCGATTTCATAAAAGGTATTATTGTTTTCCTGCCAAGACTTCATTTTGCTGAAGTTCTCTTCGAAGAAATTCTCAGGCAAAATTTCCCAGCCGGTAAATAGCAAGTCGGCATCTTCAAGCACGCGATCATTGTAGTAGTCTTCTGAGTGCAACCCAGCTGCAGAAGATTTGATGCGCATGTTAATGTCTTTGGTGACGAGGGTAACGCCACGATTTGGGTACATTTCTTTTAGCGCTAGACCGGTTTGAAGAATGTGATTGTCGGCTTTATGGCTTGGTAGAGACTTAGGCAGTTCAGCCAAGAGAGGCTCTGTTTCAAAAAAGAGTTTTCCAAGGTAGGAGTTGTCCGAGTCTTTGTTTGGGTGAATGCGTTCTAGATCCAGCCCTTGTTTGATTTCTTCAAACGTGGCGTTGCTGATAATCTGGTCAATCAAACGGTTGGTTTCACGTACGTTTCGTGAGACTTCCGACATCCCTTTTTTTCCGGCGTCCAACTCTTCAAGTACGGTCATAGGCAAGAAAATGTCATGTTCTTCAAAGTTGAACAATGCCATCGGGTCATGCATCAATACATTGGTGTCGAGAATAAAAAGTCTTTTTACTGCATCTGTCATGAACTTTTCCTAATTAAAGATTCATTTTCAATGTGATTGCAACTGACGAAGTTGAGTGAGCACGTCGGTAACATGGTCTTTCACTTTTACTTTGCGCCATTCATGGATCAGTTTGCCGTTAGGGTCGATCAAAAACGTACTCCTTTCAATACCAAGATATTCACGACCGTAGTTCTTTTTAAGTTTGATAACATCAAAGAGTTGGCAGAGGACTTCGTCGCCATCACTAATCAACTCAAATGGAAAATCGTATTTTGCTTTGAAGTTTTCGTGTTTTTTAATGGAGTCTTTTGAAACCCCTAGAATTTGTGCGTTGAGTGCTTGAAAGTCAGAAAGGTGTTCGCCGAAGTCAGCCCCTTCGGTTGTGCAGCCTGGCGTATTGTCCTTAGGGTAGAAATAGAGGACGGTGTAGTGTCCTTTGAGGTCGCTTTCGGTAATGGTGAGGTTGGATGTGGCTTCTATACTGAACTTTGAAACTGTGTCCCCAATTCGTACACTCATTTCGACTCCTTTTTGATAGTCAGTATGCATTGAAAAAAAACATTGTTCAATGAAAATTTTATGAAAACAAAAAAAGCGTCGAAAGCGGGCTGAAACGCGAAAAGTCTGCTTGAAGAAAGTGGGTGGAAAAGGTAATATTATGCCTTTGTCTTTCGGTCATTTTTTTGGAGAATTTCACCGTGTTTAGAGGAAGTATGGTTGCTTTGGTCACGCCAATGTTGGCGGACGAATCTGTGGATTTTGCGGCGCTCGAAAATCTAATTGAGCTTCATGTCAAATCCAAGACTAAGGCGATTGTTGCTGTGGGAACAACCGGTGAATCAGCAACATTGGATTTTGAAGAGCACTGCAAAGTAGTGCGTTTTGTTGTTGAAAAAGCTGCAGGTCGTATTCCTGTGATTGCCGGGACGGGCGCCAACTCTACCTCTGAAGCGATTGAATTAACTCAGTGTGCTAAAGATGCTGGTGCGGATGCCTGTCTTTTGGTAACGCCTTATTATAATAAGCCTACACAAGAAGGTTTATATCTGCACTACAAAAAAGTGGCTGAAACGGTTGATATCCCTCAGATTCTTTACAATGTTCCAGGTAGAACGGCTTGTGATTTGTTGCCTGAAACAGTTGGTCGTTTAGCATCAATTAAAAACATCATCGGTATTAAAGAAGCCACGGGGGATTTGTCTCGTGTGGCAAAAATCAAAGCTTTAGTGCCTGATGATTTTGATCTGTATACGGGTGATGATGCTACAGGTATTGAATTCGTTTTATTGGGTGGCCACGGCACAATCTCTGTAACCGCAAATGTCGCGCCAGCCATTATGGCCGAGGCTTTTGACGAAGCTTTGGCGGGTAATGCTGAAAAAGCTAAAGCACTTGATGCCAAAGTGGCTGGGTTGCACTCAAAACTTTTTGTCGAAGCTAACCCAATTCCTGTGAAATGGGCGATGACTGAGATGGGATTGATCGGGTCAGCTATTCGATTGCCGATGACGCCTTTATCACCCGCCTACCATGAAGAGGTAAGACAGGCCTTAAAAACCGCCGGGGTTCTCTAAATAATTATGACTTTTTTTCAAATGTTCAATCGAGTGGTCATTTTAGTGATGACCTCTTTTTTACTTATCTCCTGTTCATCAACTGCTTCCAAAAATGCTAACGATGTTTTAAATAACTACGATGATTCTGATGTTGACTATCGTGCAACGGAATCAAAGCTGGCACCTAACTTAGACGTGCCACCTGACCTGCTAGCACCTAGAGCTGCTAATGATGGATTTGCACAAGCATTGGCTGCGCAAGTTAAAGATGAACCTGAATCTACAATTCCTACCTATCAGGCACAAAACATTCGGGTTGAGTCAAACCTCTCTGAGCGTTGGTTGGTTGTCAAAGGGTTGAATGACGAGCAGGTCTGGAAAGGTGTGCAGGCATTTTTAGTCTCTGCAGGCTTTAAAATCAAAGATGTCAGAAAAGACACTGGATTCATCAAGACTGAATTCACGCCAAGAAAAGAAATTGTTCCGCCAGATGCAATGGGGCCGATTTCACGTGTGTTGAACAGCTGGCGACCTGAGTTGGCTGATGGTGCTTATGACCGTATTATCGCTAGAGTAGTTTATGATGCAGGCAAAAGTGAGACTCGCGTTTATTTCTATAACACAACCATTTATGACGCTTCATCTGTTAACGACGAAGACGCGGTTGTAACCGGTGGTAAGACAGGTTGGCAAATTCTTCCATATAGCCCTCTGATTGAGGCTGAAACACTGTATCAAGCGCTAATTTTCTTTGGGACTTCGCAGCAAAATGCTATGAAGCAAATCGCGACAGTTGAAAAACAGCGTGATCTGGTTGATGGAAGCAAAGAGTTTGACGGCGTTGTCTTTGATGCGGATAAAGACACAGTATGGAGTTATTTGGTTGCCATGGTTTACCGTTCAGGTTGGCAGATTGACCATATGAAACCGCAATCTTATGCTGTTTGGGTCAAAATTCCGGAAGGATTGCAAAAGAAAAAAGGCTTTATGTCGAAGTTGGCATTCTGGAGTTCGGATGATGAGCATAAGCCAGCAACGGTTATTTTGACCGTGGAAAACATCAAAGATGCTACGAAACCGCAAAGCTTGCTAAGAGTGCATGCGGAAGAAAATGCCACGCCATTGTCAGCAGAGCAACAAAAAGCAGTTGTTGAGTCGATGGGGCTGCTGGCGCAGTGATATTAAATTTGATTAAAACCCTGGTCTCAGGGTTTTTTTGTATTGCTTCAATTTAAGGAATTGTCATGCAAGTTATTTGGGGAAATCCAGCTCATTCTCAATATCGTTTAGAAAAATTATTGGCAAAGCTTCGTCTGAAGCAGGCCATTAACACGGTTCGCTCTCAATATGTGTATTTTGTAGAGACTATTGATAATGGGGCATTGGCTGAGTCAGATGTTCAAAAATTGAATGTTTTGTTGAACGAATCCAAGGAAATAATCAGTGGCGAGTTAAATGATTCTTCATTCATTATTGTGCCGCGTTTAGGAACCATTTCGCCATGGTCATCAAAAGCAACGGATATTACTCGTACTTGCGGTATTGAAGCTGTACAGCGTATCGAAAGAGGGGTTGTCTATTTCGTCGAAGGCGCCTCTGATAAACAAAGTATTGCTACAGACATCCATGACCGAATGATGGAGCAGGTGTTTTATTCGTTTAATGGATTGTCTGAGCTATTCTCACATCAAACACCTAGGCCTTATACTACGGTTGATATTCTGGGTGGTGGTAAAGAAGCACTTGTGGCTGCCAACAGAGAAATGGGTTTGGCGCTATCAGCCGATGAAGTTGATTATCTTGTTGAAGCATTTCAAACGTTGAACCGTAATCCGGTGGATGCTGAGCTTATGATGTTTGCTCAAGCGAACTCAGAGCATTGCCGTCATAAGATATTCAACGCTGATTGGACAATTGATGGCGAGAATAAACCAAACTCTTTGTTTGGGATGATTCGCAATACCTATCAGAAGAACCCAGAAGGGGTTTTGTCAGCCTATAGTGATAATGCCGCGGTTATCGAAGGTTCAAAAGCGACGCGCTTTTTTCCGAACCCTAAAACACGCCAATATCAATATTCCGCTGAGAATGTTCACTTTCAAATCAAAGTAGAAACTCACAATCATCCAACCGCAATTTCGCCATGGCCAGGTGCAGCAACGGGTTCTGGTGGGGAGATTCGTGATGAAGGTGCGACTGGACGTGGTTCAAAACCTAAAGCAGGTTTGACTGGTTTTACCGTTTCCAACTTGAATATCCCAGGTTATAAGCAACCATGGGAAAGAGACTATGGTAAACCTTCACGTATTGTTTCTGCTTTTGACATCATGATAGAAGGGCCTTTGGGAGCAGCTGGATTCAATAATGAATTTGGCCGTCCTGCGATCAATGGTTATTTCCGTACTTATGAAAATGCCATGATCACTCATGATGGCGAGGAAATGCGTGGCTATCACAAACCGATTATGTTGGCGGGTGGTTTAGGAAATATCCGTGAAGAACATATTCAGAAAAACGATATTCCTGTTGGCGCAAAACTGGTTGTTTTAGGTGGTCCAGCGATGTTGATTGGTTTGGGAGGCGGTGCTGCGTCATCTGTTGACAGTGGTGCGGGCTCTGAAACTTTGGATTTTGCCTCTGTACAACGTGAAAACCCAGAAATGGAAAGACGTGCTCAAGAGGTAATTGATCGTTGTACCTATTTGGGAAATGACTCTCCAATTGCTTCGATTCACGATGTAGGTGCGGGTGGTCTATCTAATGCCTTTCCAGAATTGGTGAATGATTCTGGTCGTGGTGGACGCTTTAATTTGCGTGATGTGCCAAACGATGAACCAGGCATGTCTCCGATGGAAATCTGGTGCAATGAGTCTCAAGAGCGTTATGTTATTGCGATTTACCCTGAAAAAATTGAACAGTTTGAAGCTATTTGTAAGCGTGAGCGTTGCCTGTACGCCATTGTAGGTGAAGCAACAAAAGAACAAAAATTGGTTGTTAATGATACCGTTTTTGACAATAACCCAGTTGATATGCCGTTGAATGTTCTGTTGGGTAAGCCACCAAAGATGCATCGCCAAGTTGAATCACGTCCTATTCCGCAGCCAGGATTTGAGCCTGCTGTATTGGATATGAATGATGTTACGGAAAGATTGTTAAAACTGCCAACCATCGCCAGCAAGAACTTTTTGATTACAATCGGTGATAGAAGTATTACCGGTATGGTGACCCGCGATCAGATGGTGGGGCCTTGGCAGATCCCAGTCGCAAATGCTGGGATTACCTGTAGTGATTACCAGGGATATACCGGTGAAGCGATGGCTTCTGGTGAAAGACCGCCTGTTGCGTTGATCAACCCGAAGGCCTCTGCTCGCCTCTCTATTGCTGAAGCGATTACCAATATTGCCTGTGCAAAAATTTCCGATATCAGTGATATTAAAATTTCTGCGAACTGGATGGCAGCAGCAGGGCACCCTGGCGAAGATTCTGCGTTGTACGATGCTGTAGAAACGGTCGGTTTGGAATTGT
This portion of the Hydrogenovibrio marinus genome encodes:
- a CDS encoding outer membrane protein assembly factor BamC yields the protein MTFFQMFNRVVILVMTSFLLISCSSTASKNANDVLNNYDDSDVDYRATESKLAPNLDVPPDLLAPRAANDGFAQALAAQVKDEPESTIPTYQAQNIRVESNLSERWLVVKGLNDEQVWKGVQAFLVSAGFKIKDVRKDTGFIKTEFTPRKEIVPPDAMGPISRVLNSWRPELADGAYDRIIARVVYDAGKSETRVYFYNTTIYDASSVNDEDAVVTGGKTGWQILPYSPLIEAETLYQALIFFGTSQQNAMKQIATVEKQRDLVDGSKEFDGVVFDADKDTVWSYLVAMVYRSGWQIDHMKPQSYAVWVKIPEGLQKKKGFMSKLAFWSSDDEHKPATVILTVENIKDATKPQSLLRVHAEENATPLSAEQQKAVVESMGLLAQ
- the dapA gene encoding 4-hydroxy-tetrahydrodipicolinate synthase — encoded protein: MFRGSMVALVTPMLADESVDFAALENLIELHVKSKTKAIVAVGTTGESATLDFEEHCKVVRFVVEKAAGRIPVIAGTGANSTSEAIELTQCAKDAGADACLLVTPYYNKPTQEGLYLHYKKVAETVDIPQILYNVPGRTACDLLPETVGRLASIKNIIGIKEATGDLSRVAKIKALVPDDFDLYTGDDATGIEFVLLGGHGTISVTANVAPAIMAEAFDEALAGNAEKAKALDAKVAGLHSKLFVEANPIPVKWAMTEMGLIGSAIRLPMTPLSPAYHEEVRQALKTAGVL
- a CDS encoding LysR family transcriptional regulator, whose product is MADRRLQVFYTVAKVLSFTKAAETLHMTQPAVTFQVKQLEEFFNTRLFDRTHNKISLTDAGKIVYDYAEKILDHYEKMNSEVRELTGEVTGSLLIGASTTIAEYLLPSLLGAFKKQFEEVNIRLQVGNTDAIVAMVENNMIDLGVVEAPVYNKNLEVEVCRLDEMVLIVPVGHPLSNRDKISVEDIRKYHYISREEGSGSRSVIDSYIREQGLSYSDLNVVMELGSPEAVKMAVESDVGVAIVSRTTITKELKLATLKAIPLDPPLDRPFSHVRQKHKFRHRAVGELLDFAVDYCKEKAVEQGFKLPSEADMEKYTSKAQQSDNR
- a CDS encoding PhoH family protein, which translates into the protein MTDAVKRLFILDTNVLMHDPMALFNFEEHDIFLPMTVLEELDAGKKGMSEVSRNVRETNRLIDQIISNATFEEIKQGLDLERIHPNKDSDNSYLGKLFFETEPLLAELPKSLPSHKADNHILQTGLALKEMYPNRGVTLVTKDINMRIKSSAAGLHSEDYYNDRVLEDADLLFTGWEILPENFFEENFSKMKSWQENNNTFYEIEVGDNHHWYPNQCLVSENESGFSAIVRNIHNGVATLEYMHNFENNKHNVWGISARNHEQNMALNFLIDPNIDFVSLLGVAGTGKTLLALAAALQQTLDEGIYNEIIMTRATIPIGDDIGFLPGTEEEKMTPWMGALMDNLEVLTKSEGHTDWEKETTQELLNKRIKIKSLNFMRGRTFQNKFIILDEAQNLTPKQMKTLVTRAGEGTKIVCLGNIGQIDSPYLTETTTGLTYIVDRFKNWPHAAHITLKQGERSRLAEFASDNL
- a CDS encoding peroxiredoxin encodes the protein MSVRIGDTVSKFSIEATSNLTITESDLKGHYTVLYFYPKDNTPGCTTEGADFGEHLSDFQALNAQILGVSKDSIKKHENFKAKYDFPFELISDGDEVLCQLFDVIKLKKNYGREYLGIERSTFLIDPNGKLIHEWRKVKVKDHVTDVLTQLRQLQSH
- a CDS encoding potassium channel family protein, with the protein product MKDDDFSSSGQLKESVQEKIKQVNLRAILGVEGVHSEESQLAINVGHVFSVAVVMALMVVLVQLLLGLAHEKEGDFYVTIGVWAVFAAELGVNLMLVKNKKRYLLHNWLNVTIVVFAFPWLNYGSEWTAILRTLRFMLLIRVVADIFWDVVLILKRNNFWMVLLAETLLIIVSGAIFAALENRDFATGVWYSLVTITTVGYGDVVPYTEKGRIFGTILIVFGVIFFSLITANIAAFLVGAEQRRTEKEILDYVKTTKLRLEEQSEVHERRMNHILTQLTEKLDEIESEIDEKQHAQRLSKRVSDFEDKFASDSRHFQHRLDEIEKHINRRTNELE
- a CDS encoding UbiH/UbiF/VisC/COQ6 family ubiquinone biosynthesis hydroxylase — encoded protein: MTKQTKEQLETLYDVAIVGGGMVGATVALGLAEQGFNVVVLEKSRPELAWDETNPFETRVSALTRASENILKSLGAWQGVLDKRYHAFTDMHVWEDISNAQVHFSAKDIDESNLGFVVENKVIQLALWEKLVEKDNVSLLTEKALVAIETKVGPGNVALNELSFEEGVKLRAKLVVGADGAFSKVRQLVGIGLETHDYEQCAVVGCVETELSHQNTCWQRYRSEGPFAYLCMDGHVSSIAWYMPVEKMGWTLSLDDKAFAEAVEEASGGCLGRVTHVSARDAFPLTRRHALEYVKQGVVLVGDAAHTIHPQAGQGVNLGLLDAAALIETLSDAKQENAITWNRLSVLRRYERWRKGDNHIVQRSMEGFDWLFEQDSGVKNAVRKTLLPFADRMQMAKNWLMRQALKGRQALPELARD
- the purL gene encoding phosphoribosylformylglycinamidine synthase, giving the protein MQVIWGNPAHSQYRLEKLLAKLRLKQAINTVRSQYVYFVETIDNGALAESDVQKLNVLLNESKEIISGELNDSSFIIVPRLGTISPWSSKATDITRTCGIEAVQRIERGVVYFVEGASDKQSIATDIHDRMMEQVFYSFNGLSELFSHQTPRPYTTVDILGGGKEALVAANREMGLALSADEVDYLVEAFQTLNRNPVDAELMMFAQANSEHCRHKIFNADWTIDGENKPNSLFGMIRNTYQKNPEGVLSAYSDNAAVIEGSKATRFFPNPKTRQYQYSAENVHFQIKVETHNHPTAISPWPGAATGSGGEIRDEGATGRGSKPKAGLTGFTVSNLNIPGYKQPWERDYGKPSRIVSAFDIMIEGPLGAAGFNNEFGRPAINGYFRTYENAMITHDGEEMRGYHKPIMLAGGLGNIREEHIQKNDIPVGAKLVVLGGPAMLIGLGGGAASSVDSGAGSETLDFASVQRENPEMERRAQEVIDRCTYLGNDSPIASIHDVGAGGLSNAFPELVNDSGRGGRFNLRDVPNDEPGMSPMEIWCNESQERYVIAIYPEKIEQFEAICKRERCLYAIVGEATKEQKLVVNDTVFDNNPVDMPLNVLLGKPPKMHRQVESRPIPQPGFEPAVLDMNDVTERLLKLPTIASKNFLITIGDRSITGMVTRDQMVGPWQIPVANAGITCSDYQGYTGEAMASGERPPVALINPKASARLSIAEAITNIACAKISDISDIKISANWMAAAGHPGEDSALYDAVETVGLELCPVLGIAVPVGKDSMSMKTVWEENGEQKSVTSPVSLNITTFAKVEDVRKTVTPQLRADLGDTRILAIDLGKGQNRLGGSCLAQVYNQIGDEAADLDSAEDLKNFFAAVQELIAQDKLLAYHDRADGGFLITALEMAFAGHCGLNLDVTQLGEEPVSALCSEEVGALIQVKSSDLEAVNAVITKHGLTDMVADIGRVSNDDVVAISAHGKTILQGARKHYQKWWTETSYKMQAYRDNEECAQQEFDAIENDEHTEIKPFVSFDQNEDITISFSRENRPKVAILREQGVNGQQEMAAAFEKAGFDAIDVHMTDVLSGDINFADFKGLVACGGFSYGDVLGAGRGWANSILFNPVARSAFETFFNRQDTFSLGVCNGCQMLSNLKEIIPGAESWPKFVRNKSEQFEARFSLVEIQPSPSILLQGMEGSRIPVAVAHGEGRMDFGTVSSAGVDGLVGVRYVNAEGQPTETYPFNPNGSEAGMTGLTTTDGRVTIMMPHPERVFRTVQNSWHPDDWQEDAPWMRLFRNARKWVG